The genomic window TCGGCTCCTGGACGGCGAAGAGCTGCCAGTTCGCGTCCGACCAGACCCGCTCGAGATACGGCAGTCCGCCCTCGACCAGCTCCGCCTCCCGGTCGCCGCCCGAGTCCGGCCTGCCGCTCGGCAGCACGACGTAGTGCACGGCCCAGCGGTCGAGCCACTCGCGGTAGTTGCCGGAGTTGAGGGTGTCGTCGTAGAAGAGCGGGTTGCGCTCCATGTCGGCCTGCCGGTTCCAGCCGCGCGCGAGGTTGACGTACGGCGCGAGCGCGGAGGCCTCGCGGTGGCTGCTGGCCGGGACGACCTCGACGCGGCCCTTCTCGGCGCCGACCACCTGGAGCTCGTTCACGAGCGGGGCGAGTTCGCGGGTCCAGGACGCGGCCGGTGCCGTACGGACGATGTCGTCGACGCTCTTGAAGCCGATCCAGCCGTTGAGCCCGAGGAAGGCGACGAGGACCGCGCCCCACTTGAGGGTGCCCGGCACGGTGTACGGCAGCGCCGCCAGCAGCAGCACGCCCGCGAACAGCATCGCGAGCCGCGAGACGTTCGAGCCGATCTGCGAGTCGACGAGGAAGGTGAGGAGGGTCCCGGCGGCGTACACCGCGGCCGCGGTGCGGACCGTCCGCCACTCCTTCGGTACGAGGACGAGGACGAGCACCCCGAAGAGAAACGGCAGCGACGCCGTCGCGAGCGACATCGGCTGTGTGCCCGAGAACGGGAACAGCCACGCCGACAGCGCCACGACCGCGGCCGGCGCGAGCCCGAGCGCGTACGCCCCCGGGCGCCGCTTGTTGAGGAACAGCGCCGCCGCGACGACCCCGAGGAACAGCCCGGCGACCGGGCTCGACGCGGTGGCGAGGCCGGCGAGCGGCGCGGCGGCGGCGGCCTTCGCCCACCGCTTCTTCCGCCAGCGGTAGGGCCAGCAGAAGACGGCCGCGACCGCCCCCAGGGCGAAGAGCATCCCGAGCCCGAACGTGACCCGGCCGGACAGCGCGTTGCACAGGAACGCGAACACCGCGGCGAGCGCACAGGCCATCGGGTTGCGGACGGCCCGGATGCGGGTGAGGACCAGCGCGGTCAGCGCGGCGGACAGCGTGCCGACGATCATCATCGTCGTCCGTACGCCGAGGACGGACATGAGGTAGGGGGACACCACGCTGTACGAGACGGGGTGCATCCCGCCGTACCAGGCGAGGTTGTACGCGGAGTCGGGGTGCCGTCCGACGAACTCGGCCCAGGCGTCCTGGGCGGCCAGATCGCCACCGCTGTTCGCGAAGGCGAAGAACCAGACGACGTGGGCGACGCCCGCGACGAGAGTGGCTGCGATGACCGGGTGGCTCAGGGCGCGGCGGGCGCGCTGCCGCAGGCTGTCGTGGACGTACGCGTCGACCTCGTGGTCGGCGTACGCCGGCGGCGGCTCAGCGGTGATCACTTCGGCTCATCCCGTCCGTTCCGTTCCCGCGTACGCGGTCCCGTCCCCATACGTACAGGGACGCGTTACGGGGATGTCACGTTGCCCGGACGCTAGCACGGGCGTTCTTACGGGCGTTCTGGTACGGCAAAGCCGCGGCCCCGGTACGGGGTGGTGCTCCGTACCGGGGCCGCGGGCGCCGGGTCAGGCGCTTCCGACGCGTCCGACGGGTCAGGCGATGCGGGTCAGCTTCGCGCCGAAGCCGGGCTCCACCAGGTCGCCCTGGAGCACGATGGGCGACGACGCCTTGCCGGTGCCGCTGCCGACCGAGACCTCGCCGACGACCGTGCCGGCCTTCGCGGTGTGCGGGATCGGGGCCTTGCCCGCGCTGATCGTGAGGTCGACCTTGAGGCCCTGCCAGCCGAGCGCCTTCACGTCCTTGGTCGCGACGACCGGGTAGTGGCCGCCCAGGCCGTCGTCCACGTACCCGACGACGTCGCCCTTCTTGACGACGGTCGCCGAGGTGACGGCGGACTGGGCCGCCTTGATCAGCTTGAGGCTGTCCTGGAGCGAGGCCTGGAGCTTGGCGTCGACCGTGGCCCCACGCTGGATGCCGAAGACGGCGCCGTAGATGCGGCGGACCTTGCCGTCGACCTCGATGTTGGCGGACCAGAGGAGATTGCCGCCGGCCGGGGTCGAGGAGCCGGTCTTGATGCCGCTGACACCGGGGTTCAGCAGGATGTTGTTGTTGTTGTAGATCTTCTGGTCGATGCCCTCGATCGTGATGTCGGGGGTGTCGACGATCTCCCGGAACACGTCGTACTGCATGACCGCCTTGGCCAGCTTCAGCTGGTCGGTGGCGGTGGAGACGGTCGTCTTCTCCAGACCGCTCGGGTCCGTGTACGTCGTGTCGGCCATGCCGAGCTCCTCGGCCGCGGCGTTCATCTTCTCGACGAACGCGGCTTCGGAGTCGGAGTCCCAGCGGGCGAGCAGACGCGCCGCGTTGTTCCCGGACGGGATCATCAGCAGTTGCAGCATCTGCTTCTCGCTGAACTTCTGGCCCTTGCGGATGGGGGCCGTCGACTCGTCCGCGGCTCGGGACTCGTCGTCGGCCTTCTGGTCGACCTCGATCTGCGGGCCGGTCTCCTCGCCCTTGATCGGGTGGTTCTTGAGGATCACGTACGCGGTCATCGTCTTGGCGACGCTCGCGATCGGGGCGGGCTCCTGGGCGCCGTGGGTGCCGAGGCTGCCGACGCCCTCGACGTCGACCGCCGACTGGCCCTCGGCGGGCCACGGCAGTTCGATCCCGGCGCCGTCGAAGGTGTACTCGGACTTGGCGGTCAGCGTGAGGACGGGCTCCGGAAGCGGACGTACGAGCTGTACGACCGCGAAGACGATCAGGAGCAGCACGGCCAGCGGCGTCCAGATCTTGAACCGCCGCAGGACCGTCCGGACCGGGGTCTGGGCCGGCGGAGGCGTGTTCGTCAGCTCGGCGAGCAGGTCGAGCGGGGGCTTGGGCGGCAGTGGCTGCTGCTTGGTCCGCTCGGGCTCCGTGAGCGACGCGGGCGTGGCGGCGGCGGGCTGGGCGGGCGCCTTGGGCCGTGCGGGGCGCGCAGGCGTCGCCACGTCGTCGCGGCGCAGCGCCACGAACTTGCTGGTGCGCTCGGCATCGGACTCCGGCTTGGGCGCGGGCTCGGCCCCCGGGACGGTCTTCGCGGGCGGCGGGGGGATCTTGAGCGCGGTGGTGGGCTGGTCCACGGCCGGCCGCGGCAACTTCTTGAACACCGCGGTGGGCTGGTCGACCGGCGC from Streptomyces formicae includes these protein-coding regions:
- a CDS encoding MFS transporter → MRQRARRALSHPVIAATLVAGVAHVVWFFAFANSGGDLAAQDAWAEFVGRHPDSAYNLAWYGGMHPVSYSVVSPYLMSVLGVRTTMMIVGTLSAALTALVLTRIRAVRNPMACALAAVFAFLCNALSGRVTFGLGMLFALGAVAAVFCWPYRWRKKRWAKAAAAAPLAGLATASSPVAGLFLGVVAAALFLNKRRPGAYALGLAPAAVVALSAWLFPFSGTQPMSLATASLPFLFGVLVLVLVPKEWRTVRTAAAVYAAGTLLTFLVDSQIGSNVSRLAMLFAGVLLLAALPYTVPGTLKWGAVLVAFLGLNGWIGFKSVDDIVRTAPAASWTRELAPLVNELQVVGAEKGRVEVVPASSHREASALAPYVNLARGWNRQADMERNPLFYDDTLNSGNYREWLDRWAVHYVVLPSGRPDSGGDREAELVEGGLPYLERVWSDANWQLFAVQEPMPLADPPATVDRAGAGELRIHVRTAGRVLIRIPYSPWLGLVDEQGRSVEQPQETEASKLREDDDTLPKTYVNVAGCLLKAEEDAEGDEWTELLAPRPGVYRLAAPYQLPRGTPCPEELR
- a CDS encoding D-alanyl-D-alanine carboxypeptidase family protein, which gives rise to MAGESPDKSEQQKSSGETTPGERDPRLAVFRGAEARVEERGDDPGDDRVDQPTAVFTTVPSPAAAGDEAADEAPEAAGEAAEAPEAASDGEDARLRAAVAAWVSRAGRAEAEDDVSEGTDESDNDAEADADADEADVNDVEAAEAAEDTEGADTADDSVEPEAAAEDTEGADTADDSVEPEAAAEDAEDADAGDDSVEPEAEADSDDAPADADSEDSEDSEVEDDDEDDEDDEDSDSAPSEDDAPVDQPTAVFKKLPRPAVDQPTTALKIPPPPAKTVPGAEPAPKPESDAERTSKFVALRRDDVATPARPARPKAPAQPAAATPASLTEPERTKQQPLPPKPPLDLLAELTNTPPPAQTPVRTVLRRFKIWTPLAVLLLIVFAVVQLVRPLPEPVLTLTAKSEYTFDGAGIELPWPAEGQSAVDVEGVGSLGTHGAQEPAPIASVAKTMTAYVILKNHPIKGEETGPQIEVDQKADDESRAADESTAPIRKGQKFSEKQMLQLLMIPSGNNAARLLARWDSDSEAAFVEKMNAAAEELGMADTTYTDPSGLEKTTVSTATDQLKLAKAVMQYDVFREIVDTPDITIEGIDQKIYNNNNILLNPGVSGIKTGSSTPAGGNLLWSANIEVDGKVRRIYGAVFGIQRGATVDAKLQASLQDSLKLIKAAQSAVTSATVVKKGDVVGYVDDGLGGHYPVVATKDVKALGWQGLKVDLTISAGKAPIPHTAKAGTVVGEVSVGSGTGKASSPIVLQGDLVEPGFGAKLTRIA